In Streptantibioticus cattleyicolor NRRL 8057 = DSM 46488, a genomic segment contains:
- a CDS encoding dihydrodipicolinate synthase family protein — translation MTTADATFPGFPGGIHVPLVTPFAADGSVDAGALESLAHDLLDRGATGLVALGTTGEPAALDPAERRLVTDTAARVCRERSARLTVGVTTNDTRAAAEEIRALAALPSPCAALVPVPYFTRPTEDGVVAHYAHVTAAAPDVPVIVYNIPYRTGRTVGQATIRRLAALPGVAGIKQAVGAVDADTVALLADPPPGFAVLAGDDAFAPALLALGAAGGILASAHLATESYVRLLTAWRDGDMAHARALGGVLTGLATAAFAEPNPTVVKGVLHAQGRIPTAAVRLPLLPASPAAVEAAARHVHILADRAGSPALASLTRA, via the coding sequence ATGACGACAGCAGACGCCACCTTCCCAGGCTTTCCCGGCGGCATCCATGTGCCGCTGGTCACGCCGTTCGCCGCGGACGGCTCGGTGGACGCCGGTGCCCTGGAGTCGCTCGCCCACGACCTCCTCGACCGGGGCGCCACCGGGCTCGTCGCCCTCGGCACCACCGGCGAGCCCGCCGCGCTCGACCCGGCGGAGCGCCGGCTGGTGACCGATACGGCCGCCCGGGTCTGCCGGGAGCGCTCGGCCCGGCTGACCGTCGGCGTCACCACCAACGACACCCGGGCCGCCGCCGAGGAGATACGCGCCCTGGCCGCGCTGCCGTCACCGTGCGCCGCGCTGGTGCCCGTCCCCTACTTCACCCGGCCCACCGAGGACGGCGTCGTCGCCCACTACGCCCACGTCACCGCCGCCGCGCCGGACGTTCCGGTGATCGTCTACAACATCCCCTACCGCACCGGCCGCACCGTCGGGCAGGCCACGATACGGCGGCTCGCCGCGCTCCCCGGTGTCGCCGGGATCAAGCAGGCGGTGGGCGCCGTGGACGCCGACACGGTCGCGCTGCTGGCCGACCCGCCGCCCGGGTTCGCCGTGCTCGCCGGCGACGACGCCTTCGCTCCCGCGCTCCTCGCGCTCGGCGCCGCCGGCGGCATCCTCGCCTCCGCGCACCTGGCCACCGAGTCCTACGTCCGCCTGCTGACCGCCTGGCGCGACGGTGACATGGCCCACGCCCGGGCCCTCGGCGGCGTCCTCACCGGGCTGGCCACCGCCGCCTTCGCGGAGCCCAACCCCACGGTGGTCAAGGGCGTCCTCCACGCCCAGGGACGCATCCCCACGGCGGCCGTACGGCTGCCGCTGCTGCCCGCGAGCCCCGCGGCGGTGGAGGCCGCCGCACGTCATGTCCACATCCTGGCCGACCGCGCCGGGAGCCCGGCTTTGGCATCCTTGACCAGAGCCTGA
- a CDS encoding SDR family oxidoreductase, with the protein MSEQTIALVTGANKGIGYEIAAGLGALGWRVGVGARDEERRGTAVAKLRAAGADAFGVPLDVTDDASVADAAALIEERAGHLDVLVNNAAITGGSAQMPTTAGPAVVRAAVETNVIGVIRVTNAMLPLLRRSPSPRIVNMSSGVGSLTRQSTPGAETGPIAVAYAPSKTFLNAVTVQYAKELRGTGILINAACPGYCATDLNGFRGVRTPEQGAAIGIRLATLPDDGPTGGFFDDEGEVPW; encoded by the coding sequence ATGAGCGAACAGACCATCGCGCTGGTGACCGGCGCGAACAAGGGCATCGGATACGAGATCGCCGCCGGCCTCGGCGCCCTCGGCTGGCGGGTCGGGGTCGGCGCCCGGGACGAGGAACGGCGCGGGACCGCCGTGGCGAAGCTGCGGGCGGCCGGCGCCGACGCGTTCGGCGTACCGCTCGACGTGACCGACGACGCGAGCGTGGCCGACGCCGCCGCGCTGATCGAGGAGCGCGCCGGACACCTCGACGTACTCGTCAACAACGCTGCTATCACGGGTGGTTCGGCCCAGATGCCCACCACCGCCGGCCCCGCGGTGGTGCGGGCGGCCGTGGAGACCAACGTGATCGGCGTCATCCGCGTCACCAACGCGATGCTGCCGCTGCTCCGCCGTTCGCCGTCGCCACGGATCGTGAACATGTCCAGCGGTGTCGGCTCGCTGACCCGTCAGTCCACCCCCGGCGCCGAAACGGGCCCGATCGCCGTCGCCTACGCGCCGTCCAAGACGTTCCTCAACGCCGTCACCGTCCAGTACGCCAAGGAACTGCGCGGCACCGGCATCCTGATCAACGCCGCCTGCCCCGGGTACTGCGCCACCGACCTCAACGGCTTCCGCGGCGTCCGCACCCCGGAGCAGGGCGCGGCGATCGGCATCCGGCTGGCGACCCTGCCCGACGACGGCCCGACCGGCGGCTTCTTCGACGACGAGGGCGAGGTGCCATGGTGA
- a CDS encoding SDR family oxidoreductase: MIVVIGATGNVGRPLVGQLLDRGAAVRALTRNPERAALPEGAQVVRADLAGAVASGSGLGPLLDGADALHLNLAATGPEAAHALVRAAVEARVGRLVLLSSSSVTDTEADESNFISKMHVTVERAIRDSGLPWVFVRAGMFATNTLEFAEQLRHGDVVRGPSDAAEVSPVHEADIAAVSAVALTDTSGGLLGTTPVVTGPASLKRSDLVRAIGTALGRELRYEELSHEEALRVMTEEQGVPRPVAEAVLE; this comes from the coding sequence GTGATCGTCGTCATCGGAGCCACCGGAAACGTCGGCCGTCCGCTGGTCGGCCAGCTGCTCGACCGGGGTGCCGCCGTACGCGCCCTGACCCGTAACCCGGAGCGGGCCGCCCTCCCCGAGGGGGCCCAGGTCGTACGGGCCGACCTCGCCGGGGCCGTCGCGTCCGGCAGCGGGCTCGGGCCGCTGCTCGACGGGGCCGACGCGCTCCACCTCAACCTCGCCGCCACCGGCCCGGAGGCCGCCCACGCGCTGGTGCGCGCCGCCGTCGAGGCCCGCGTCGGCCGCCTCGTGCTCCTGTCGTCCTCCTCGGTCACCGACACCGAGGCCGACGAGTCCAACTTCATCTCGAAGATGCACGTCACCGTGGAACGGGCGATCCGCGACTCCGGGCTGCCGTGGGTCTTCGTCCGGGCGGGGATGTTCGCCACCAACACCCTGGAGTTCGCCGAGCAGTTGCGCCACGGTGACGTGGTGCGCGGCCCGTCCGACGCGGCCGAGGTGTCGCCGGTGCACGAGGCGGACATCGCCGCCGTCTCCGCCGTCGCCCTCACCGACACCTCCGGCGGCCTGCTCGGCACCACCCCGGTCGTCACCGGGCCCGCCTCGCTCAAGCGCTCCGACCTGGTGCGCGCCATCGGCACCGCGCTCGGCCGCGAACTGCGCTACGAGGAGCTGAGCCACGAGGAGGCGCTGCGCGTGATGACCGAGGAGCAGGGCGTGCCGCGTCCGGTCGCCGAGGCCGTGCTGGAGTAG
- a CDS encoding LysR family transcriptional regulator has translation MERIELEAFVAVAEELHFGRAAARLHRGQPTVSDAVRRLESSLGGRLFHRTSRRVSLTDLGEALLPDAHAALAQLRRFQQRGRSLAAGDRARTTLVVAHAEYTGHQLLLRCLPQLRERFPDVTIVPEAMPTTAQLPALRAETIGLGIG, from the coding sequence GTGGAGAGGATCGAACTCGAAGCGTTCGTCGCGGTCGCGGAAGAGCTCCACTTCGGCCGTGCCGCCGCGCGTCTGCACCGGGGGCAGCCCACCGTCAGCGACGCGGTGCGGCGGCTGGAGAGCAGCCTGGGCGGGCGGCTGTTCCACCGCACCAGCCGCCGGGTGTCACTGACGGATCTCGGCGAGGCGCTGCTGCCCGACGCCCACGCCGCCCTTGCCCAGCTGCGCCGTTTCCAGCAGCGCGGACGTTCCCTGGCCGCCGGGGACAGGGCCCGTACCACCCTCGTCGTCGCCCACGCCGAATACACCGGCCATCAGCTGCTGTTGCGCTGCCTGCCGCAGCTGCGCGAACGGTTCCCGGACGTGACGATCGTGCCGGAGGCCATGCCGACCACGGCCCAGCTGCCCGCTTTGCGGGCGGAGACGATCGGGCTGGGCATCGGCTGA